TAcagcgtgtgtggttgtgtgcCTCCTCCTGGGCTCCAGCCAGGCCGCCAGACAAGGACAGGACGTAAGATGTGGAGGTATGTCTAAGTCCTCTTCATTCAGTGTTCACCGCACACTCAGGAAAGTCCTGATGGGTCTGTGTTCTGGTGCCCCTCAGCCTGCAGGGCTCTGGTTGACGAGATGGAGTGGGCTATATCCCAGACAGACCCCAAGAAAATGATCCAGACGGGATCCTTCAGGATCAACCCAGACGGCAGCCAGTCCATCAGAGAGGTGAGGCTGCAGCAGCAAAGCCACGTAGTACCCCCCTCCTTCCCACCGTGGAGGCTGCATCAACACACTGATGTGTACTGAATTAAAAATGGCTGCATGTTGAGATAAAACGGGgtctacatttttcttttagctCAAGTTCAAGATGGTGCTAACCTTGACCTCAGACTTTGAGTTATCTAATGTTCTTATCATCAGGTGAGATGCCAGCTGAACTGTCTGTAGCAAGGATCAGGTCTGTGGGTAATACTTATTccttcacaataaaaaaaataaaaattgaaagctatattttaatatagcagCATGTACAGCTACACCACTACGTATGTTCGCTTGGAGAAATGCTCGGCCGTACAATTTGGGACGGTAAAACAAGGCAAgctttaacaaacaaacaaaaaaacatgttaaaccACATCAGATGTTagattattttttctatttcccTTTTATGTTTTTGGATGTGTGAGATCTTTATGGCCAGCATTTCTTATCACAGAAAAAGAAGCATATTTTTAACGAATACAGTGTTTCTCAGGttattctttttacaaacagtttctCCTACTCTGCTTatacaactggaacaaactaccagcagaactgaaatcagccccatctgtaagcacttttaaatccaggttaaaaacatttctctttcggtgtgctcatggttgagtttatatctttctttttcccctcttctttgattgcttttaactgtgtttttaatttttattctattttttttctctttaaattgctgctttatgctgttcttttaaatgccttgtctttatgtaaagcacattgagttgcctgtagtATGAAATGCTTTATATAAATAGAGATGCCTTTCCTTGCCTTATACAACTCATAGGTGAACGTAACGGTCAACAAGCTCTTTTTACCAATTAACCTTGTACATCAGGAAGAAATCGCAGTAATCCATATTCAGTGTGAGCTTGCTTTACCTTTTAAAATGGCACCGGTTCTTTCAAGGTATCTGGCttgaagaaggagctgaacgCCACCATACACCTTCCACTTCATGTGATCCCAGACTGGCAGTATTCAGCAGAGTAGGGGAGAACAGaattatattcaaagtttcCTCTTTAACTTGCTCGTGCTATGTTGCTCTTGAGGCCAACAGACATGACAGTTGATGTCATGTATTGGTTTGTGTAGCCTCCATATTTGCCTTCTGTCTGCCCAGTCTGTGTGTCTTGTGTGCACCGGCCCCGACATCTGCATCTCAAACCAAAACtagagctggttccacaagagagaggGGCcggataactgaaggttctgcctcctATTCCACTTTTAGAAACTAAGGGAACCACAAGTGAACCTGCAGTctattacagtagtccaatcttgaagtagaACGTTAATCAACAGCTTCTCTCATGTCTGTGTGATTCACACGTACTTTGACGGATTGCAATTTCTCCAAAACATTGTGTAATCTAGTCATTTTCGTGCACCTCAAGGTGTCAGGCTTGTGTTCCAAGTTGCAAATAAGGTGAGAGCAGAAATCAGGCCGGATGGATAGATACatggatactttattgatccctcgTAGGAAACTTGTGTTGTTACGGTAGCAAACCaccagaaaaaggaaaataacagTCCAAATAGTGCCTTTCTTTGTTATTGCTTCATTCGGTCGCCACAGGAAGAAACCAAAAAGAGAGGCACAAATGAATAATTGAAACAAGTGATGCCACCTTTAAGAAACAATGCGTTATGTAGATGACATTCGTCGATAGCTTGTAGTTTTAGCAGGTTGGCATTGGGCCATGTCCTTTGTGTTGACGttggactttttttctttttttttcgtcaCTTTTGCTGCCACCAGGTTCCTCTTGCGCGCTCAGAGGGAAACCTCCTGGAACTGATGGAAAGTGTGTGTGAAAGCATGGGGGACTACGGTGAGCGCAGCACGGATCCTTCCACAAGCAGGAAGTCTTACATCAGGCTCAAGTCTCGGACGGGTGAGGCCATGGACCTCTCGGAGGCCACGCTGGACTCGAGAGTCACTTCCAGCCTAAAATTTGCAGTGAGTACAGATTTCTGTTAAGTCCTCCAGCACAATCCCCAAAAAAGTCCAAAAATAAATAGTATAGTTGAAATGTACCCTGAGTTGTATTAGTCTCACCTGACAAGACGGGTACTCGTGAGGCTTGTGCTGTGAATGGTGCCTCTTTTAACcgttagttgttgtttttttttgtccagtgtGAAACTATCGTGGAGCAGCACGAAGATGAAATCATTGAATTCTTCGCTCATGAAACAGATAATGTCAAAGACAAACTCTGCAGCAAGAGAACAGGTATGTTTTTAACTCAACCTGGAagattagttttttcttttctgcacaTTTCTGCTCCATCACACCATTGTAATCggctgttttcctgtttttcttgtgTTCTGTAGACCTCTGCGACCATGCTCTATTAATGTCCCACGATGAACTTTGATATCCTCTTACCAGCGGAAATGGAGACATTTGGTGCAGTAAAGCTGTCAGTTTACCCTCCTCAACTATTTATGATCGGGCAGTGGTGCAAGATGTACACAAATCCTTATGTAAGATATTTACATCTATGAAAATATatgtgaaaatgaaaagaattcCAGAGATCATGATTCATTTTTAGCCTTATATTATATACGCTATATACCCCTTATATACGCTGTATTATTTGGTCCCAAGCTTCGTTTACTGTAAGTTACAAGATGCATCCATACTCTGTTGTTGCTGTGGCTCATGTCTTTCCTTCAAATGTTCCTCCTTGGATTGAACCGGAGCTGTGATACTGCAAAAACAAAGTTACACTTGCCTGTTGATGCAGGCTTTCTAACAGAAGATCAGGTTCATTTTGGTTAAGTGGTCCCTACTTTTGTCCTTATTCATGCACAATGAAAATTTCTCTTCAGAAGCTAGGTACATGTGAGTTAACCGCAGAGAATTATTCTCAATGAATCGATACTCATACTGCCTGCACaccaatgaatgtgtcatttgaGGCAACATTTATGATTTCAGCTCTAGCTTGAGAAGAGAGTTTCTAATACTCCCTGATATTTATTGTCCCGCCCGAACTCAAACTGAGAGGCTGCATTAAGTTTTAGGTTTGAGTGGGATTAGTTTCTGTACcgttaaaaacaacaatgtgcctttttatTACCTGAAAAAATGTTCCAAAGGTAATGTTACTCAGCTGAAGGTCCAAATGTTAATCATTGATCAAACAGCAGCCGTCTGTAAGGCGCTACAAGGCCATAGTTTTTCACAAAGGCATTTTTCTCTGTGTCACAAGAAGTCCGTTTAGATCCACGCAAAACTTCTGCGAGTTCAACCGTTGCTCGTGTTCAGCGTCTCCTACAAGTTTCTTGAAATGAAATGGCCGGCTAGTTTTCGCCCGATCCTGACAGACGAACAGGTGGCACTCAGGGCACGCTTTCAAAGAAAAGTCCTCTCGTGGTTTTTTTCCAGATTAAATGTTTCCCAGCGATTTTCTTTTAGGGAAAAAGTCTTCATTTTTTTAGAACTCATCCCGCTTTTTCCGCTCGAGAAATTTACAACGGGAATCATTTAAACTTGTAGCCAAattgaaaagaaacaacaaaacttGACCTACTCTTTTCAAGGTTGTGGGCCCCTGGATCCTTATATTTAACTTTGATCCTCAGAATATTAAAAACTGATTTACATTTTGAATGAAAACTTGGCAGCATCCAGCAGTGACTCAAAAGGTTCTTTTAAACACTATCGCTTCATTTTTGTTTCAGGTTTTGACAGTAACACACAGCGCTTGAATCTGCTTAGGTTTTTGAACATTTCACTACCAAGTTTAGAACTAAATATGTTTCCTTAAGCTCTTAAATGATTGGTTCGTTGTGGCTTCATGATGCAGATTCCTTGAACAGAAGTTAAAACGAGACTCAACTGCACACATTTTCGTATAGATTAATCTTTGCTCACTCGTCTGCTTTTCCTTTTAATCAAATATTCGCTAATTTTGCTGGAGTCTCCTTACGTTGGGACATTTGCAAAGTTGATTTAAAGTATGAACCCGGAGATCCTGGTAAAGTGTAGTTGACCTGCCAGTGCAGCTGAACTGAATTCTCATGAAACCCCACTAGACTGTGCTGTAGTCCCCGTGCAGAGCTGTCGATGCAGAAAGATCAGGAAGTATTTCTACTGTCATTTATGTGAAAAATATGACTGTAATGTGCTCTGAGCATTCTTCTGGAAATTCTCATTTTGTATACAATTTTTTTGTACGATTTCAGGACCTGTTTTGTCTTCAAATATATTTGTACAACATCAAGCCGActtcatgttgttgtttttagacCGCAAGTCCCAGTTGCAGTTGGAGACGTGATTTGCTCAAATCAGGAGATCGATCATATATTCTCATATTTTGCGTGTCAAAACCATGCACAGGTGACAGACGGTCACAACTGGCAACAAGTTAAgagttttatttcttattttaattttaGTAATCTGTGATATGGCCTAAGTTTTTGCTTTTTGTGGTAATAATAGCATTTGTTAAATATAGATCTCTTAAATATGCATTTAGATAGACTGAATGTATTTTCAGTGAAAGTAGACCTGTAACCTGGTCTTCTTCATTAGGTCATACTAATTGGGATGGACACAAAGTCTAAAAAGCACAAAATTAACTTTATAGATACTTAATGCACTTTGGCGTTTGTTTAAATACATTAGAAACTAATGGCTTgatttttgcaaaaaaaagaaaaagcatcacACCTTGAAACGGCAACAAATAATTAATTCTCATCTACTTTTATTATCTCACAGCTGTGTACAACATTCTGCTCTCTACAAACAACAGTAGAAATAAGCAGTGCAAACAATGTGATGAATAATTGTTTTGATATCACTCAAGTCAAATTCTTCCATTTCTATGACAACTTTGAATACATCGCATACGCCTTTGCTATCAAAAATGAAAGCTCTGAAATGACACCGCCGTTAGAAAATATATTAGTCTTTTAAAAGTCTGTGCTACGCAAAGTTGCTGACTTCTGTTTCTTACCAAAGACAAAGTACAGATTTAGTGTGTTAGATCATGCTGGTTTAATATACTGGACCAGTGTTGTTTATTCAGGCTCTGGTCCAGCTGTATACTCTAAAACTTTAAAGTCATATGAGACAACCGTGACCTCAGAGAGAATGTGCTTCCATCATCTTTGCTGCTGTTATATTCTCTCCAGCGCTGCTGGATACTCCTGCCTCTGACCAGAATTGCTTGTGTCTGCCTCATCTTCCATCTCCCCTTGACTTTCCTCACCTGCAGTTTCATCTAGTCCTTCACCAGAGTAGTGTAGCTCTCCAGCCAAAGCATCGGACTCCTTATCTCTCTCTGTCTTGGCATCAAGTGTGGTTTCCTCTCTCCTGTCCTCATTCGCCACAATAACTGTGTCTTTAGAGCcatgactgctgctgctgctgctgcaggacagCGTATCTTCCTCACCACGACCCCTTGGCTCTTTTAGAACCTGTTGCATGTCTCCCATTTCATCATCATCCTTTGAAACCTTCTGCTGCTCAGCTTCATCTGAGATGATCTTCTCAGATTTTGTATCCACTAACACATCTTGACAACTGAAGTTTTCGCCTACGCTCTCTGGATCCGAAAGCTCACACACTTCCTCCTCTTCGTTCTCGGAGTCAGGTGCTGTGTGTTTCCTTATGCGATTTACCACATCCCAAAGCGACTTTGGATACTGGAGCTCCTCTTTGTGTGCGGTAGATGAAAGGGAACCaggagaaatattttcttcttgaggAGGATTAGCAGAGCTATGTGGCAGAACAGGGGATGAATTACATAGAGAGGAAAATGAGAAGTGACCAGATTCTTCACCAGAGTCCAAATGAGGAGGATGAGGGACAGTTTCCATGACGCCGGCAGCAGCAGTGTCAGGATCTGGAGGTGAAGGACAGACTAAGTTCACGTTCAAAAGAGGAACAAACTGTGCGTCTGACTGAAGTGGTGCATGTGGAGGAGATAGAAGCTCAGAGTTTGAGAGCTCATCCAAAAGTGACACCTCACAGTCTAAAGCTGAGGGTGGAGATGAATTGGAAGGTTCAAACTGTGCTCCAGGGTCCTGCAAAATTTCAATTTCCATTTGAGTTTGAGAGTCCGTAGCACTCTTGTGGCTCTGTTCCCAGAGACCTGCAATGAGCTGAGTTGGGTTTATTTGCGACTGGTCTTCAGTCACACCGCTCTCTTTTACACAGAAAGCACCCTCCTGGTGGCCAATGTCACACTGTTGAGGGAGAATGTTGACTTCTGTTTGACCATCACTTGCATTTTCTTCATTCTCTACGTCTGTTTTGGATATCTGTGTTGTAGGATCAATAGGATCCCCATTGGTGTCTCCGGGAGCTTGTTTTTCACTTAAATTACTCTCTTTTACACGAGTAACAGATTCTGTTTGGGTACATTCAGGCTGTTGAGTCAAAGTATGAACATCTAAAGGCTTGTCTTTGGatgtctcaagtctttgttCTAAACCTCTTCCTGGGTCCTTGTCTGCCTCATTTGTTTGCTGCCCATCAGTGGCACAAGTGGCCTCAACTGCTTGATGTCGTTCACCGTGTTGCTGCGACACCACCTCCTCTGCCATGTCTGTGGCCAGGGACTCAATATTGACCTCATTTTCGGGTAAACGGGTTGCTTCACCGTCTTCACTCTGATCCTTAGCTCCCGAAACGACATCAGCAGTTTGAAATATCAAatcaagaggaggaggagggcttGGGAGATGCTCTGTGTTGGGTGTGGAACTTGAGGAAGAGTGAGTTGAtccagaaggaggaggagatggtaGCTGATCCAAAGAAAGGAGTAAGGTGTCAGGATAAGGACAAGGAGGGTGATTTGCAGCAGAAGAAATTTCAACCAATATTGGATTTGGACCTTCTTGTGTGCTAAGCTCTGAGATTTCAAAAGGAAATGTGAGATCAGGAAGGGGAAGTGAAGAGAAATTAGTGAGGTCAGGAGTTTCAGAAGGCATAACATATATGGGCTTAATTTCATCCTGTCCCTGTACACTTCTACATTTTTCACAGGTAGATTCAAGCTGAGGATCCTCTGTCACTTCCAGTTGCGAGTGAGTGTTACGCACTACAGAAATATCTGCCACCTGCTCCTGAGATCCAGCAAAATCCTCAGTGTGTTCATTTGTCACCTGATTTCTGATGTCATCAGTGTCTTTCAAACCCGTTGCTTCCTTTGGTTGGACAGTCTCTAGGAGTTTCTCTAACGTGTCCTCCTCAGTTTGTTCAGACGGAGGCAGTTCTgcttcctcatcttcctcctcaacATCTGAATGGTGAAATGACTCTTCATCTTCAGGTTTCTGCTCTGTGACATGATCATCTAGAGAGATTCCAAGAATTCTTTCAGCACGTTCCTCCAAGGTTTCCCTTTCAGAAACTGGAGATGGCTGCTTGCTGGGGAAAGCGACTTCACTGTCTCCCTCATGTTTTTCTTCCGCCAAAAGCACTAAGTCAAGATCAGTTTCTGGTTCCTCATTCGTTTGCAAAAGAGTTGCCTCTACGTTTTGGTCAACTGTGACATCTTGATTAGGCTGGCAGTTTAATTCAGAAGAAACAGTTGTTTCATTATCAAATGGAATGGTTTTAATGTTTTCTGAGTAGTCTAAATAGTGAACATGTTCTCTCTTGGGTGATGGAATCAGCTCCATTTTGACAACAACACTGGTTGTGTCAATAATTAGTAGACCCTTTGTCTCCTCAGTGTCCTCCTCCATGTCTACTCTCTCTATTTCAGTATCCGTTGGGTGACTACTTATATTAGCAGCATCATGGTTTAAAACGCCACCTGATTCTTCTTCCTCACCGTTGTCTTTCGAACAGCATGTGGGTGGACTCTCATTTTCAGCCCTGATTGTGGAACTTGGCTCCCTCCATAAAGGATATTTGATCGGCGCGCTCTGCACTAACTGACCTGTTTGTCTCCCAAATACAGAATCCCCGTCCTCTGTGTTTGATTTTCCTGCAGAAACGATGTCTGCCTCTGTTTTGTTTGGCAGATAATCTCCAGGCTTCTCCATTTCTGTGCAGGTTAGAGTCTGTGTGGCTGTGTGATTTGGCACATCGGAGGTATTTGATTGCTCTGGGAGAGTTGGTGCTCTGAAGTCAACTTCATCTGCTAGCTTGTCCGTTTGGTTGATCTCACCTCTGTCCCTAAGGACTGTAGAAACCTCTCCCCTCTCTGGGCTTTGAATATTCATTTGTGGTGGGAAAAGTGGCAAAGATGGGGTTTCTGTGACACCAGCTATTCGTGACACCAGGCAGAATATGGTCATCCCACCTGTCTTTTTGTTTAATCTAAACTTTCTTCCTTCAATGACCTTTGAGGTAGTCTCCTGGTTTATTTTGGAATCTCCAACTCCTTGTGGGTGTTGCTGAGCCAACGCACTTTCACTCTGTATGTTTGTGCTTCCGGCCCTCATGGGACTGGCTCCCTGTAAAGCACCCGATTCCTGTCTTCGGTGCTTCAGACCCTCCAGCTCCGAGCAGGATGTCCTCTCATCTGGCTTTGCACGTTCCTCTTTCTCTACCTTCCTCTTATCTTGCAAATTTCCAGAGACATCCTGCCTTCTGAGTGTGGCCTGTGGCCTGTAGGCTTGTCTCTTACCACCCTGCTCCCAGCTGGTGTCACATTGTTGCATTACAGGTGAACCTTTATGTGGGCTGTTGTAGGGCGGAGGAGTGATATATCCAGGAGGTTGGCTGAACATCCTCCTTTGGTCCCAGGTATTTTCCTTCATGTTCAGTATGTGGCTTGTATCAGGGACAGGAGCATGTGATGGATAATATGTTGGGGCTTGCTGTCTGTCCCACAGCCCAGATACTCTGCTGTTTGGATTTTGCTGGACGTGTTGCAGAGCTGCCACTGGATCTGTCCCACTTCTGCTGGCCCTCTCTGGAGCCCGGCTGCTCTCCACCAGGCCCTGGGAGGCTCCCCGTAACTCTGCCTCTGGACGTCTCCTCCTTGGCAGTGAGTGACTGTACCGTGCTGCCCAAGCCTCCAGCTCTCTATAGCTGCTGTCGCTCCTCTTGGCAGAAACCTCCCTGTTGTAACGGACAGGGCTACCGGGCTCCCACCTCCTCTGCCAACCCTCTCTCAGAAATCCTCTCTCATAGTCCCTCGGAGCTCTGTGAAATAGTGCCCACTCTCTGTCTCGGGCTTCATGATGATGATATTCTCCCTGGCTCTGGTGGTGCTGAGTTTGGCGGTTCAAGTTAAAAGGGAAGTGGGAAGGAGGAGAGGCAGTCAGCTCTTGGTCTGTCCAGTTGGTATACTCGTGTTGCACTCCTCCGGGTCCTGATCCCGGTACAGTCCAGTAACTTCCCTGATCCTGCTTCTCTCCGTAGTACAATGGATAATGGGTTGCCTGGTGTCTGTCATGATGGCTGTGTGTAAAATGGTGGGAAAATGTGTGAGCAAGTTCTGTCAGGAATAAATAACTCCACTAGCACTACTGATAATACACATTAACATGATGTTTTtgcaaattaaaaagtaaaacatgttGCAGTTTGTTGATAATTAAAACCTTGTCTATGAAAACAGAACAAAGACACAACATCCGATGTTGATGAGAGATTTTGCTGACCACTGAAAATTATTATCTTTTTAATATTtgacacatttaaaacattattttttttttttttagtttcaggGGCATGTTTTTTGCGGTGTGTCGCAGCACTTCTTCTTTGATGATGCAAcgtttgctttgttttaattttgaaGAAAAACTCATGTGGCATCAACATTTTGGAGACACAGTTGTTTGTGGATAATTGCCAAAAGTTTAACCtctcaaaatgttttatttaatctCTGTAGTTTCTTCAGAggatgagaaaaaaataaacaggttTTAGTGGATAGATTTAAAACCTTTTTCAAATCAAAGCGTTTAGCCAGAGTGGATTAACAACTTATTCTTGCCTAAGATGTTATTTCAGCGAAGGTCTCCTTTGttgtattttcagttttataaGTGCCTAATGTTTTCAGCACCTGTGTTCATGCGGTCTTAATATGTTCAGAATGTGCTTTGGCAGTGTCCTGCTGAAAAAATCAAGaccttcccttgaaaagacagcATCTGGATCTTAACATCTGTTGCTCCAAACCTATACATTTAGATATCTTTCTATTTTAATAGTGCCTTCACAGATGTGCACGTTCACTTAGGCCCCACCCCATACCAGCACAGATACTTGATTTTGAACTGTGCACTTATAATGTGCTGGGTGgtctatgcttttttttttagtcctgCTAATGCAGCGCAGATTATTTCAGGTCGGACTTTAAAATCATGACAATGTTCCACCTTGCCTCAGCCATCTTA
The Odontesthes bonariensis isolate fOdoBon6 chromosome 3, fOdoBon6.hap1, whole genome shotgun sequence DNA segment above includes these coding regions:
- the cnpy2 gene encoding protein canopy homolog 2; translation: MREAAILLTACVVVCLLLGSSQAARQGQDVRCGACRALVDEMEWAISQTDPKKMIQTGSFRINPDGSQSIREVPLARSEGNLLELMESVCESMGDYGERSTDPSTSRKSYIRLKSRTGEAMDLSEATLDSRVTSSLKFACETIVEQHEDEIIEFFAHETDNVKDKLCSKRTDLCDHALLMSHDEL
- the LOC142377041 gene encoding uncharacterized protein LOC142377041, translated to MMEFWSENQGQSHLYSRFGTLPGRSCAHNHHDRHQATHYPLYYGEKQDQGSYWTVPGSGPGGVQHEYTNWTDQELTASPPSHFPFNLNRQTQHHQSQGEYHHHEARDREWALFHRAPRDYERGFLREGWQRRWEPGSPVRYNREVSAKRSDSSYRELEAWAARYSHSLPRRRRPEAELRGASQGLVESSRAPERASRSGTDPVAALQHVQQNPNSRVSGLWDRQQAPTYYPSHAPVPDTSHILNMKENTWDQRRMFSQPPGYITPPPYNSPHKGSPVMQQCDTSWEQGGKRQAYRPQATLRRQDVSGNLQDKRKVEKEERAKPDERTSCSELEGLKHRRQESGALQGASPMRAGSTNIQSESALAQQHPQGVGDSKINQETTSKVIEGRKFRLNKKTGGMTIFCLVSRIAGVTETPSLPLFPPQMNIQSPERGEVSTVLRDRGEINQTDKLADEVDFRAPTLPEQSNTSDVPNHTATQTLTCTEMEKPGDYLPNKTEADIVSAGKSNTEDGDSVFGRQTGQLVQSAPIKYPLWREPSSTIRAENESPPTCCSKDNGEEEESGGVLNHDAANISSHPTDTEIERVDMEEDTEETKGLLIIDTTSVVVKMELIPSPKREHVHYLDYSENIKTIPFDNETTVSSELNCQPNQDVTVDQNVEATLLQTNEEPETDLDLVLLAEEKHEGDSEVAFPSKQPSPVSERETLEERAERILGISLDDHVTEQKPEDEESFHHSDVEEEDEEAELPPSEQTEEDTLEKLLETVQPKEATGLKDTDDIRNQVTNEHTEDFAGSQEQVADISVVRNTHSQLEVTEDPQLESTCEKCRSVQGQDEIKPIYVMPSETPDLTNFSSLPLPDLTFPFEISELSTQEGPNPILVEISSAANHPPCPYPDTLLLSLDQLPSPPPSGSTHSSSSSTPNTEHLPSPPPPLDLIFQTADVVSGAKDQSEDGEATRLPENEVNIESLATDMAEEVVSQQHGERHQAVEATCATDGQQTNEADKDPGRGLEQRLETSKDKPLDVHTLTQQPECTQTESVTRVKESNLSEKQAPGDTNGDPIDPTTQISKTDVENEENASDGQTEVNILPQQCDIGHQEGAFCVKESGVTEDQSQINPTQLIAGLWEQSHKSATDSQTQMEIEILQDPGAQFEPSNSSPPSALDCEVSLLDELSNSELLSPPHAPLQSDAQFVPLLNVNLVCPSPPDPDTAAAGVMETVPHPPHLDSGEESGHFSFSSLCNSSPVLPHSSANPPQEENISPGSLSSTAHKEELQYPKSLWDVVNRIRKHTAPDSENEEEEVCELSDPESVGENFSCQDVLVDTKSEKIISDEAEQQKVSKDDDEMGDMQQVLKEPRGRGEEDTLSCSSSSSSHGSKDTVIVANEDRREETTLDAKTERDKESDALAGELHYSGEGLDETAGEESQGEMEDEADTSNSGQRQEYPAALERI